CCTGGTTCACGGCGATCTCCGTGCGGGCGTTGACCACCGGCCGCCCCTCCACGTGCTCGGTGTAGACCACCATGAACCCGTCTTCCCGGGCCGTGATGTCCGGCTGGCTGTGCACCGGCAGCGCGGCCTGATCCAGGAACCGCTGCGCGGCCTGCCCGGCCGCCTGCTCATCCACCCTGGGCGCGTCCGCGTCCGGCTCCGTCAGATCGGCATACTGGACCGTCCCGTCCATCGTCATGGTCAGGGTCCGGTCCTCGTCGGCCACCACCCAGCCCCGGTCCGTGCGGCGGCTCTCGCCGCGGAAGCCCAGCCGGGCGGCCATCGTCCGGAACTCAGCCTCCCCCGGGCGGGCGGTCAGCCGCATCAGCTGCACGCTGGCGATAACCGGACTGGCCGCGGGCGCCAGCAGGCTCTCCTCGGTGGTCCGCTCATCCGCCAGGCGCACCTCCGGCAGGTCCGCGGGCAGCGCCACCAGGTACGGCGTGTCCGCCCCGCCCTGCGCCCCCGGCGGCGCGGGGTCGGTGGAGAGGGGGGGCGCCACCGAAGGCGCCGGCTCGTGCTGTGCGACCTGCCCGGGCCCCTGCCCGGCGGGCGGCTGGGCCAGTTGCAGGCCGACCGCCAGCGCCACGGTGGCCGCGACCGCCGCAAGGCCCGGCCCCACCACGGCCGGTCGGCGGTACCAGGGGCGCAGCCGTCGGCGGGCAGTGCGCATCAACTCCTCCCGCAGGGCGTCCCTGAACTCGGGTCGGTAGGGCACCGGGCGCTCGAGTTCGCGCGCGACCTTGCGGGCCACCGCCTCCAGGGCCTTCTGCTCGGTGGGATCGGCAGCCTGCTCTGCAATCAGCTCCGTGATGTCGGCGTAGCGGCTCACGGCTGCACCCCGCTTTCGCTCAGCTTCCTCCGCAGCGTGTTCAGGGCCCGGAACAGGAGCGCCTTGACGGCCCCCTCGGTCTTGCCCATGGCCGCTGCGATGTCCTTCAACTTCATATCCCCGGCAAACCGCATCAGGACCACGTCCTGCTGGTCGGGGGAGAGCGCCTGCAGCGCCCGGCTCACCGCCTGCCGGTCGTCCAGGGCCAGCGCGGCCTCCTCGGGTTCCGGGCCGACCCCCGCCGCCGACAGCCCCTCATCCAGTTGCACGGTGGGCCGGTGGACCCGGTAGTAGTCGATGACCACGTTGGCGGCGATGCGGTAGAGCCAGGCCGCAAACGGCTGCCCTGTGTACCGGTAGTGCTGAATATGGGCGAGCGCTTTGAGGAAGGTATCGGCGGTCAGGTCCTCCGCCACCTGCCGATCCCCGGTTTTCCGATGTATATATGCATAGATACGATCGAAATGCATATCGTACAGCTCCCCGAAGGCTTCGGGATCGCGCTGGGCCCGCAGGACCAGGCGTTGCTCGTCGCTGTACGCCTCCAATACCTCTGGGCGATGCGTAGGCGGTCCCTCCCGTCGGTACCGCACCTCCCGGTACTCGCTCCACTGCGATTAACGGAGCGGGCGCGCAAAAGGTTACGCGGTGCTGGCAATGGGGAATCAGGTCTGACCCCGGAAGCCGGTGCAGTCGAACGCCACTCCGGGGCCGAAGAGCCGACGGAACCGGTCCAGCAGCTGCTCGGACGGGCTCCTGGTGATCACCTCCACGGCCGGAGGCTCGGGGTGGGCCCGGGTCAGCAGACCCCGCCGGAGCAGGTGGTGCACCGCGACGTCCGCCGGCGGCAGCGAGTAGCCGATGATGACGATGCGCCGGGCCCGCCGCACCGCCTCCAGGGCCTGCTCGAACACCCGGGTGAGCCGGCCGGGGGAATAGCGCTTCAACCATGTGGGCGAGATCACCACCCCGGCCAGGCGGCGGCTGCCGCACCGGCCGCAGGCAAGGCCGGCGGCACGGGTGAGCTGGTGGGCCACCGGCTCCCGGAGCACGGCGATCTGATCGCAGGCGGGGCAGTGGACCCAGTTGAGCGACCCGTGCAGTTTCAAGAGCAGCGGACCTCCGCTCTTCCCGGGATCCAGGGCGTAGTCGGGCGTCAGCCCCGCCGCCCGGAGCGCGTCGTCCAGCAGCGTGTCGTAGTTGAGCGACACCAGGGCGTAGCTGTCCGGGGCCCGGGACGCCAGGGCCCGGGCGAACCGGGCGTGCGGCCCGTCGTCCGGCCGCTGCCGGCCGCGCGCTCGCTCCAGCACGCTGCAGACCAGGTGCTCCAGGGCCTGGCGGATGCGGTAGAGCCGCGGCGGGTCGTAGTCCGGCCCCAGCCCCTGGTCCACGTGCAGCGACCAGTCGACCAGGCTGATCACCTCGTCCAGCGCGGGCAGGTACCGAAACGTATCCGGTCCGGTCACCGGGCGCTGGAACACCGCCCCGAGGAACTCCCAGACCTCTTCCACCTGCGGGTCGAACCGGGGGCCCAGCGCCCGATAGGCCATCGGAAACAGGTCGCGCGTGGCCGGCGCGCCCTCGGCCGCGGAGGCGCCGGCGCCGAACAGATAGAGATCCATGAGGCATAGTCTGCCCCGCCACCGGGCAATCCTGCCAGTGGAGGTGCGAACGATGCCGCGTTCCTACGAGCGCGTCCTGGCGGTCCTGCCGTATATCGGGGCGATCCGGCTGCCGGTTCGGCCGTGGGTGATCCCGGAGTGGCTTTACACGGTGCCGGCGGGGCTGGTCATGGCCGGCCTGCTCTGGCTCGGCGCCCGGGGCCGTTCGCCGTTCGTGTCGTACCACGCCCGGACCGGCCTCCTGTGGGCCCTTCAGGCCAACGGCCTGCTCACGGCCCTGTCCCTGCTGGCCGAGCTCTGGTACCGGGCCTGGTACCACACCGGCGTTCCCCTGTGGAACCAGGTCTGGCACCTGAACGCCGAGCTGTTCCGGTGGGCGGCCGTGCTCACCACCCTCCTCACCGGCCTGGCCATGTGGCGGGCGGCCAAAGGGCAGACCGGCGATCCGCTCGGCCTGCCCAGTCCGTCATTCTTCCGCGGGCACGATGTGCATCTGGAAGGCTCGGAAGAAGGCCGGTACTGAAATCCCTTCCAGATAGATAAGGTCCTTCTCCTCCTCGATCTTCCGGACCTTCACGACCTCCCCCTTGCGGATCAGGTGCTTCAGCGTCCCCGTGTCGGGATCGTGGATCTCAAAATCGCGCACGAGCTTGTAGTGACGGCCGACCTCGGGTCTGTGCATCTGGCAGTGGTCCCTCCTCGTCGTACGCAGCCGTACCCATCATTTCACGTGATCAATTCGACCGCAACGGGCGGAACTCCTCGCTCGCCGGCCCGACCCGGTTGGCGGTCGGGGCCGCTCCGCTGCGCGGGCCGGGGCAACAGCAACGGGGCAGCAGCCGATGCGCTGCTGCCCCCGAACGGCCATCGCCCTTATTGTCCCCGCGGCTCTTGCCCGCCGCGTGCGCCCCTACTTCAGCGCCTCGCGCACCAGGTCGACGATCTCCCACGGCAGGGCGGCAACCTTGACGCCCGCGGCGGTGAGGGCCTCCACCTTGGACTGGTACGTGCCCCGGTTGCCCTCGATGATGGCGCCCGCGTGACCCATGCGCTTCCCGGGGGGCGCCGACTTGCCGGCCAGGTAGGCCACCACCGGCTTGCGCACGTGCTGCTTGATGTACTCCGCGGCCAGCTCCTCCTGGATGCCGCCGATCTCGCCGACCATGACGATCGCCTCGGTGGCGGGGTCGGCGTTGAACAGCTCCAGGGCGTCGACGAAGTTGGTGCCGATCACCCGGTCGCCGCCCATGCCGATGACCGTGGTCTGGCCCAGACCGGCGTTGGAGAGGTTGAAGGCAATCTCATAGGACAGGGTTCCCGAGCGGGCCACGATGCCCACGGGACCGGGCTTGTAGATGTGGTTCGGCATGATCCCCAGCTTGCACTTCTCGCCGGGCGAGATGATGCCGAAGGTATTGGGGCCGATGACGCGCACGCCGTGCCGCTTGGCGTAGGCCATGATCTCCATGGTCTCCTGCGTCGGCACGTGCTCGGGGATGAGCACCAGCACCTTGATGCCCGCGTGGATGGCCTCGAAAGCGGCGTCCTTCACGCCGGGCGCGGGCACGAACATCACCGAAGCGTTGGCCCCGGTCTTCTCCACGGCCTCGTGGACCGTGGCGAACACCGGCACGCCCTGGACCTGCTGGCCCGCCTTCTTGAAGTTCACGCCGCCGACGATGTTGGTGCCGAAGGCCAGCATCTGGCCGGTGTGGAACTGGCCCTGCGAACCTGTGATGCCCTGAACGATTGCACGCGTGTTCCTGTCGATGATGACCGCCATGCTCTGCTACGCCCCCTTGCCGTAGGCAGCCTCGACCGCGGCCTTCGCGGCCTCGCCCATGTCGGTGTACGCCTGGATGCCCGCCTCCGCCAGGATCTCCCGGCCGCGGACGTCGTTGGTGCCCACCATGCGGACGACCAGCGGCACGTCGATGCCCTTCGCCTTCTTCACCTGCACGATGGCCTCCGCCACCAGGTCGCAGCGGGTGATACCGCCGAAGATGTTGACGAAGATGGCCTTGGGCTTGGTCCCCAGGAGCGCGTCGAAGGCCTGGGCCGTGGGCTCCACGCCGGAGCCGCCGCCGGCATCCAGGAAGTTGGCCGGCCGGCCGCCGTAGTACGCCAGGGTATCGAGGGTGCCCATCGCCATGCCGGCGCCGTTGGCCATCACCGCGATGTCGCCGTCCAGCTGCACGAAGGCGAGGCCGATGGCGCGCACCTTCTTCTCCAGCTCGGTGCCCTCCTCCACCCGCGGGAACTCGGGGTGACGGAAGAGGGCGTCGTCCTCCACGTTGAAGCGGCCGTCGGCGGCGATGAGCCGCGTGCCGCCGTCGGTCAGCGCGAGCGGGTTGATCTCCACCAGCTCGGCATCGTACTTGCGGAAGGCCTGGTAGA
The nucleotide sequence above comes from Symbiobacterium thermophilum IAM 14863. Encoded proteins:
- a CDS encoding SIR2 family protein, whose translation is MDLYLFGAGASAAEGAPATRDLFPMAYRALGPRFDPQVEEVWEFLGAVFQRPVTGPDTFRYLPALDEVISLVDWSLHVDQGLGPDYDPPRLYRIRQALEHLVCSVLERARGRQRPDDGPHARFARALASRAPDSYALVSLNYDTLLDDALRAAGLTPDYALDPGKSGGPLLLKLHGSLNWVHCPACDQIAVLREPVAHQLTRAAGLACGRCGSRRLAGVVISPTWLKRYSPGRLTRVFEQALEAVRRARRIVIIGYSLPPADVAVHHLLRRGLLTRAHPEPPAVEVITRSPSEQLLDRFRRLFGPGVAFDCTGFRGQT
- the sucD gene encoding succinate--CoA ligase subunit alpha, translating into MAVIIDRNTRAIVQGITGSQGQFHTGQMLAFGTNIVGGVNFKKAGQQVQGVPVFATVHEAVEKTGANASVMFVPAPGVKDAAFEAIHAGIKVLVLIPEHVPTQETMEIMAYAKRHGVRVIGPNTFGIISPGEKCKLGIMPNHIYKPGPVGIVARSGTLSYEIAFNLSNAGLGQTTVIGMGGDRVIGTNFVDALELFNADPATEAIVMVGEIGGIQEELAAEYIKQHVRKPVVAYLAGKSAPPGKRMGHAGAIIEGNRGTYQSKVEALTAAGVKVAALPWEIVDLVREALK
- a CDS encoding sigma-70 family RNA polymerase sigma factor; this encodes MRYRREGPPTHRPEVLEAYSDEQRLVLRAQRDPEAFGELYDMHFDRIYAYIHRKTGDRQVAEDLTADTFLKALAHIQHYRYTGQPFAAWLYRIAANVVIDYYRVHRPTVQLDEGLSAAGVGPEPEEAALALDDRQAVSRALQALSPDQQDVVLMRFAGDMKLKDIAAAMGKTEGAVKALLFRALNTLRRKLSESGVQP
- the sucC gene encoding ADP-forming succinate--CoA ligase subunit beta, whose protein sequence is MKLYEYLAKQMFAEHGVPTGNGILCTTPEEAEEAARKIGPCAIKAQVLVGGRGKAGGIKLANTPEEARERAREILGMNLKGYIVDKVLVDPQIKIEKEYYVSITLDGMAKKPLVMASEYGGVEIESVPHDKIVFEHIDIETGLLPFQAREIARKINLTGDLADQFVRILTGLYQAFRKYDAELVEINPLALTDGGTRLIAADGRFNVEDDALFRHPEFPRVEEGTELEKKVRAIGLAFVQLDGDIAVMANGAGMAMGTLDTLAYYGGRPANFLDAGGGSGVEPTAQAFDALLGTKPKAIFVNIFGGITRCDLVAEAIVQVKKAKGIDVPLVVRMVGTNDVRGREILAEAGIQAYTDMGEAAKAAVEAAYGKGA